Below is a window of Planctomycetes bacterium MalM25 DNA.
TCCATCGTGGGAGTGTGTACTCACGATCGCATGAGGAGATCGCCTGCTTCCGCCAGCCCCTCCGCGGGGCGGAGGCCAGCCCGTCTGATCTGGCTTTGCAGGACCTGATCGCCGGCGATCGGGAGGGAGCGGTTCGGCGCCTCCGCGAGGAGTTGGAGCAACGCCCCGGGGACAAGCGTCTCGCCGAACGCCTCGCCGCGGCGTCTCTCCTTGGTGGCGGCCTTGGCGTCGCCGAGGCGAAGGCTTTGCGTCGTCAGGTTTCGGGCCCCACGGCGACGGCCTACGCGGCCTACGCCCAACTCGAAGCCGCCCTCCGAGACGACGACCCCCAAGCGATCCACAAGTTATCGAGCGAGTTGCAGGCAGCGCCCTTGGCGGACGAATCGCTCGCAATCGAGCCCGGCTTGTGGGTGCGCGCCGACCGGCTCGCCGCAGAACGCGTGGGCCGCTTCGCCATAAAGCCCAGAGCGATTGAGCCCCCGGCCGAGGATCACGCGTCTTGGTCGCTGGTGCAGATCGAAGCCGCGAAGAGGCTCATCGAACAGGAGAAGGTCCCACGGCAGATCTCCAGCCGGCGCCGCGAGTCGGCGGGCACGTTTCAGCCGCTGCGATTCCCACCCGAAGCCCGGGGCGGGGCAACGCTCGGCGAGTGGGCCGTTGAGCTGCGCAACGGCGAGCCGACACGTTTGATCGCTCACAATCGCTGGGGCGAACGGGCGTTCAGTGCTCTGGCGCCTTCGAGCTCTTCGACACGGGGTCGGCGCCCGCGTCAAACCCTTGGCCTGCCGTCGGATGCTCTGTGGGGCGACTGGATCGCGTTGCGACTCGACGAAGGCTACGCGGTCTACCGGCACACGGAGTCGTCCCCGGATGGGGAGGCGGGCCTCGTCTGGACGAGCCCCTCGTTGAAGGACCACGGCGTCGGGCGGAGCGCCGCGCCCACGCTGCCGGAACAGCTCTTCGCCGCGGGGCCGTGGGGAGTGATCTCGGTGGCGGGGGATTCCGTGCGCTGCCGCGACCTGGCGACAGGGCGGTTGCAATGGCGCCGACGCCTCGATGCCCTCGGCAACGAGACGCCCCGGTTACTGGTTTCGGGTGGCGATCTCTTGATCGCCGGAGCCGGCGGAAAGGGGACGCGTCTCTCGGCGGCGACCGGAGAGCTCCGACCCGGCCCGTGGAACCACCCGCCCCCGAAGAGTTGGCGTGCGAAGGCGGTCTCTCCGGGCGGGGCGACGCACCTGCTGGTCGAGAGTCGCGCCGCAGGAGGACGCGCGTATCGATTGGCTTCGGTCGATGCGCCCGACGTCCCGCTCTGGTCGTCGGCGCCCGGCGCGCCGGCACTCACCACCTCCACTCCAGAGGGCCTGTTCGCGTTGCTCGATGAGGACCACCGCTTCACGCTCGTCGATTTGAAGGAGGGGCGTGAGCGGTTTACGGTTTCGCTGGCGAGCGACGACGATCGCCCGGTGCGCGGTCTGCGGATCGAACAACAAGGGGACCGTCTGCTGGTCGAGGTCGACCGGACCAACCAGATGATCGACCGCGCCGTGGGGGTGTCGGGCCTGGCGGGGCGGCCGATGCTGACGGGCGAGCTGCACTGCCTCGACCCGCGGTCGGGCGAACCCCTTTGGGCGGGGCCTGCGAAGATCGAAGCGCTCTCGCGTCTGCCGATCCCTTTTCGTTCGTCGCCGGTGCTGCTGTACGGGCGCCGCACCACTCCCGATAGCGAATCCCCGGACACCGAACCTCGGCTCTCCCTCGTGGTGGTCGACTTGGGAACCGGGGGGACGCGGTACCGGGATCACGCGATCCCGGCGGGCGATCCGGCGCGCCCCACGACGCGTTTCCGGGTCCAACGCGAAGCGGGAGGACGCCTGCTCATCCGCGCGGGGCGGATGTGGCTCCGTTTGAGCCCCACGGACCGTCCGGCCCCCCCCCGGCCGCCGATGCTGGCCCGCGTGGAGGACCCCGCCAGCTCGCAACCCAAGGACGTGGGACGCAGCGTCGAGCGGCTATTCAACTCGTTTTGGGACGACCCCTGACGAGCCCTCGACGGACATCTCGGCTAGGATGGAGGAGTAATATGAGAGCCACTCGAAGGATCGCCGCCACGCTCGTCTGCTTGCTCAGCGCTGCGTCCGTCCAGGCAGCCGACGCCGATCGGGTCACCGCCGGGGGCTTGCGGTGGCTCGCCGAGTCGCAGAGCCGCCTCGGTTCGTGGGACGCGGACGGGCGTTACCCGGCGGCGATGACGGCGCTGGCCGGGCTCGCCCTGTTGGCCGAAGGCTCCACGCCCCGCGGCGGCGCTTACTCGCCTGAGCTCCGCAAAGCGGTCGACTACTTGCTGGCGCAGGCCCGCCCCAACGGGCTGATCGGCGACCCGCTGCGTGACGATCGCTACACCTACGGTCACGGGTTCGGCATGCTGTTCTTGTCGCAGGTCCTCGGTGAAGAAGAGGATGCTCGCCGCCGCGAGGAGCTGATCCGCGTGCTCACCGCCGCGGTCGATTTCACCGGCAAGGCGCAGACCGCCGCGGGCGGTTGGGGGTACGTGAGCGCCCGAGACGGCAACGGTTTCGACGAGGGCTCGACCACCGTCACCCAGGTCCAGGGATTGCGAGGTTGCCGCAACGCGGGAATCCCGGTGCCGAAGAAAGTGATCGACCGGGCGGTGGCCTACATCCACGGCTGCACGCTCAAGGACGGCGGCGTGCAGTACAGCACCAAGGGGGGCAACGGCCGCCCCGCTATCACTGCCGCGGCGATCGCTTGCCTCTACGAGGCGGGGCAATACGACGACAACTACGTACCGCGCATGAAGGCGTACTGCCGGTTGCGGCTCACCGGCGAGGACGCGAGCGGTCACGGCCACTGGCACTACGCGAACTTCTATTATTCCCAGGTCCAGTACCGGGAAGGCGCCGACGAGTGGGACGCCTACCGCGCCCGGGTTTACCCCAAGCTGATCGCCGACGCCCGGCCCGTCGAGACGCCCCGCGGCCCCGGCTACCAATGGACGCAGGGCTACATCGGTCCGGTCTACACCACAGCGCTCAACTTGGTCATGCTGCAGCTCGACGGCGGCAGCTTGCCGATTTACCAGAGATAGAGCGCCCCACGCTCCGGAGACAGTGTGTCGAACGAAGAACCCTCGGCGACCGACGTGACCCGATTGCGGGACACGGCCGCACGCATCCGCGAGCAGCTCGCGCGACGCATTGTTGGCCAAGACAACGTGATCGACCTGCTGATGATCGCGCTGTTTTGCCAGGGGCACTGCCTCCTGGAGGGGGCGCCCGGGCTGGCGAAGACGCTGCTGGTGAGCACGCTCGCCAAGTCGCTCGGGCTCTCGTACAACCGCATCCAATTCACGCCCGATCTGATGCCGGCCGACATCCTCGGCACCGAGATCATCGAGGAGGACCGCGCCACGGGACGCCGTGACCTGCGATTCCTCGCCGGGCCGATCTTCGCGCAGGTGATCCTCGCCGACGAGATCAACCGGACCCCGCCGAAGACCCAGGCCGCCCTGCTCGAGGCGATGCAGGAACGCCAGGTCACCGTCGGCGGAGACCGTCGCGAGATCGATCGCCCCTTCTTCGTGCTGGCGACTCAGAACCCGCTCGAGCAGGAGGGGACCTACCCGCTCCCCGAGGCGCAGCAAGACCGTTTCATGTTCAAGACGCTCGTCCGCTACCCGACCTTCGAGGAAGAAATCGAGGTCGCTCGACGCACGACCGGCGGCGCCACGGGCGAGGTCGAGCCGGTCACCTCGGTTGACGAGATCGTCGAGCTGCAGCAGCTCGTGCGAACGACCCCGATCGGCGACGAGTTGGTGCGTTACGCGGTCGCCCTGGTGCGTGGCTCGCGTGTCGGCGAGCCCGACGCGGCTCCCGACGCCGCGGGCCGACTCGCCTGGGGGGCCGGCCCGCGCGCCG
It encodes the following:
- a CDS encoding PQQ enzyme repeat protein, coding for MANMGIRRSRPLPRALTQSQGPARVAFRGPIFLSVFSALFALTSPLKGADTPPEAYSRLFFALQPPQDRDSERSVELIEELLESDRFGEAAPLIDRVFAAEIDHLDSAGESLRRRLLESVLGIETRGRGVIRSILEGVYRRRLSEATSADRLERIVSRYPPELFGGGALSLLAREHEKAGAYAKAAAVWRYAEEVARSDNRNAQADRYAEAAVVSGVRSNQLDADALPGRLRDAVGSARDSYSRRQAPASWVGPGGDLRRRARGGGAAPLGWPAWQASVEPSALNSSDRRYASPTGGLVATRGMLLAPTPTGLVAFSAASGKRLWRAGGSSNRSVKERLSAYDRSRGGVATDGRLAFVVEPTAHTDARRRATDRGLLFTGSRTRTMPANALVAYDLAREGVLAWRWDGGADPDGFGKAALLGPPAVAESRLYALAEIDQSVCVLTFDTDRGEVLASQPLVRCERGFPPHALMVGVTPTVGQRLLYCPTGRGAVAAYDPLLRRLEWVHYLEVEKDQATPRRRNLWNGLGHRGPDEGEAWKHCRLLKHGDRLVVVSPALATLEVLDAASGALLWREPLETGRYLAGVEGERVVTLEESAAVARDLDSGDTVWRAEWPEGDTPSGEAVWLDSGCLVPLRSGALAHVDNGGLNRISLDRNPLERPVSTGGLIVHRGSVYSRSHEEIACFRQPLRGAEASPSDLALQDLIAGDREGAVRRLREELEQRPGDKRLAERLAAASLLGGGLGVAEAKALRRQVSGPTATAYAAYAQLEAALRDDDPQAIHKLSSELQAAPLADESLAIEPGLWVRADRLAAERVGRFAIKPRAIEPPAEDHASWSLVQIEAAKRLIEQEKVPRQISSRRRESAGTFQPLRFPPEARGGATLGEWAVELRNGEPTRLIAHNRWGERAFSALAPSSSSTRGRRPRQTLGLPSDALWGDWIALRLDEGYAVYRHTESSPDGEAGLVWTSPSLKDHGVGRSAAPTLPEQLFAAGPWGVISVAGDSVRCRDLATGRLQWRRRLDALGNETPRLLVSGGDLLIAGAGGKGTRLSAATGELRPGPWNHPPPKSWRAKAVSPGGATHLLVESRAAGGRAYRLASVDAPDVPLWSSAPGAPALTTSTPEGLFALLDEDHRFTLVDLKEGRERFTVSLASDDDRPVRGLRIEQQGDRLLVEVDRTNQMIDRAVGVSGLAGRPMLTGELHCLDPRSGEPLWAGPAKIEALSRLPIPFRSSPVLLYGRRTTPDSESPDTEPRLSLVVVDLGTGGTRYRDHAIPAGDPARPTTRFRVQREAGGRLLIRAGRMWLRLSPTDRPAPPRPPMLARVEDPASSQPKDVGRSVERLFNSFWDDP
- a CDS encoding ATPase family associated with various cellular activities (AAA) codes for the protein MSNEEPSATDVTRLRDTAARIREQLARRIVGQDNVIDLLMIALFCQGHCLLEGAPGLAKTLLVSTLAKSLGLSYNRIQFTPDLMPADILGTEIIEEDRATGRRDLRFLAGPIFAQVILADEINRTPPKTQAALLEAMQERQVTVGGDRREIDRPFFVLATQNPLEQEGTYPLPEAQQDRFMFKTLVRYPTFEEEIEVARRTTGGATGEVEPVTSVDEIVELQQLVRTTPIGDELVRYAVALVRGSRVGEPDAAPDAAGRLAWGAGPRAVQFLILGAKTRALMDGRPCVAIEDLQALAKPVLRHRLVLNFQSESEGLSPDDVIDNLLSATPTRDESLRNDLRFRGVLAG